One genomic segment of Streptomyces sp. TLI_146 includes these proteins:
- a CDS encoding hemerythrin domain-containing protein: MSTDAIVLLKDDHKEIRKLFRAFQAAGADAKATKHNLVDKIVEALTVHTYIENQVMYPKVRVLVPDLESDILESFEEHHVADLLCAELDLMGPDDERFDAKTTVLIESVSHHMDEEESDWFPKVRSALGRKELQEIGARMIEVRANAPRRPAQPGALKKAATALFG, from the coding sequence ATGTCCACCGATGCCATCGTGCTTCTCAAGGACGACCACAAGGAGATCCGCAAGCTGTTCCGGGCCTTCCAGGCCGCGGGTGCGGATGCGAAGGCCACCAAGCACAACCTCGTCGACAAGATCGTGGAAGCCCTGACCGTCCACACCTACATCGAGAACCAGGTCATGTACCCCAAGGTCCGCGTGCTCGTCCCGGACCTGGAGTCCGACATCCTGGAGTCCTTCGAGGAGCACCACGTGGCCGACCTGCTCTGCGCCGAGCTGGACCTCATGGGCCCTGACGACGAACGCTTCGACGCAAAGACGACCGTTCTGATCGAGTCGGTGAGCCACCACATGGACGAGGAGGAGAGCGACTGGTTCCCCAAGGTGCGCTCGGCTCTGGGCCGCAAGGAACTCCAGGAGATCGGCGCACGCATGATCGAGGTCCGCGCGAACGCCCCCCGGCGCCCGGCGCAGCCCGGGGCGCTCAAGAAGGCCGCCACCGCACTCTTCGGATAA
- a CDS encoding SDR family oxidoreductase, which yields MVGFGTEKDLGGQSALVTGGSRGLGLLIAARLAVRGCQVTIAARDAAELERAAQWIERHTGVPASTQVCDVREEAAVAKAVRRVATDQNGLDLVVANAGVIQVAPVDALDADAFQDAMSTIFDGAVHVSMAALPHLRESSAGGRLALIGSVGALLAVPHLLPYSCAKAAVGVLGEGLRSELDGTGVSVTTVHPGLMRTGSHLQAEFGGQSSREFAWFSGLAGAPVVSMDAERAAEKVVRALERRRTRVVLTPAAHAAGLAHGVAPTVVTRLSGVANRFLPDADGTAGGGGRIRQGHALNDVPRGGWPEKIRKLGSALNDRAARRYNQMTPGPPTSAT from the coding sequence ATGGTGGGATTCGGAACCGAGAAGGACCTGGGCGGGCAGTCCGCGCTGGTCACCGGTGGCTCGCGGGGACTGGGGCTGCTGATCGCGGCCCGGCTGGCCGTTCGCGGCTGCCAGGTCACGATCGCCGCCAGGGACGCGGCGGAACTCGAACGCGCGGCCCAGTGGATCGAGCGACACACCGGGGTCCCGGCGTCGACCCAGGTGTGCGACGTACGGGAGGAGGCGGCGGTCGCGAAGGCCGTACGGCGGGTCGCCACCGACCAGAACGGGCTCGACCTGGTCGTCGCCAACGCTGGCGTCATCCAGGTGGCCCCGGTCGACGCACTCGACGCCGACGCGTTCCAGGACGCCATGTCGACCATCTTCGACGGCGCAGTCCATGTCTCCATGGCCGCGCTGCCCCACCTGCGCGAGAGCTCCGCCGGTGGCCGGCTGGCGCTCATCGGCTCGGTGGGCGCCCTGCTCGCCGTCCCGCATCTGCTCCCGTACTCCTGCGCCAAGGCGGCCGTGGGCGTGCTCGGCGAGGGCCTGCGCAGTGAACTGGACGGAACGGGCGTCTCCGTGACCACGGTCCACCCCGGTCTGATGCGCACCGGTTCCCACCTCCAGGCCGAGTTCGGGGGCCAGTCCTCGCGTGAGTTCGCCTGGTTCTCCGGCCTCGCGGGCGCTCCCGTCGTCTCCATGGACGCCGAGCGGGCGGCGGAGAAGGTCGTACGGGCGCTGGAGCGCCGCCGCACCCGGGTCGTCCTGACTCCGGCGGCGCACGCCGCCGGACTGGCCCATGGTGTGGCCCCCACCGTCGTGACACGCCTGTCGGGAGTGGCGAACCGGTTCCTGCCCGACGCCGACGGGACGGCGGGCGGCGGAGGGCGCATCCGACAGGGGCACGCGCTCAACGACGTCCCTCGCGGAGGCTGGCCGGAGAAGATCCGCAAGCTGGGCAGTGCCCTCAACGACCGCGCCGCACGCCGCTACAACCAGATGACGCCGGGGCCGCCCACGAGCGCCACCTAG
- a CDS encoding flavodoxin family protein gives MEPAQTPTEATSTTPLRAVALVCSLRPSPASSSSQLLAEQTMEALKEHGVTGKVIRVADHDVKPGVETDMGDGDAWPGIRETILASDILILSTPIWLGHPCSLAQRVLERLDAEIGETDDEGRMLTYGKVAGVCVVGNEDGAHNVSADLFQGLNDVGFSLAPNAVTYWVGEAMHGTDYQDLDKTPEKTAATTATLAANTAHLARRLKAAPYPAS, from the coding sequence ATGGAACCAGCACAGACGCCTACCGAAGCCACGTCCACGACCCCGCTGCGCGCGGTGGCGCTGGTGTGCTCGCTGCGCCCCTCCCCCGCATCCTCCAGCTCCCAGCTCCTGGCCGAGCAGACCATGGAAGCGCTCAAGGAGCACGGGGTCACCGGCAAGGTGATCCGCGTGGCGGACCACGATGTCAAACCGGGCGTGGAGACCGACATGGGCGACGGGGACGCGTGGCCCGGCATCCGCGAGACCATCCTCGCGTCCGACATCCTGATCCTGTCCACCCCCATCTGGCTGGGCCACCCGTGCAGTCTCGCCCAGCGCGTCCTGGAGCGCCTCGACGCGGAGATCGGCGAGACCGACGACGAGGGCCGGATGCTCACGTACGGCAAGGTCGCGGGGGTGTGTGTGGTCGGCAACGAGGACGGCGCCCACAACGTGAGCGCCGACCTGTTCCAGGGCCTGAACGACGTGGGTTTCAGCCTGGCGCCCAACGCGGTGACGTACTGGGTGGGCGAGGCCATGCACGGCACCGACTACCAGGACCTCGACAAGACTCCCGAGAAGACCGCCGCCACGACGGCGACCCTGGCCGCCAACACCGCCCATCTCGCCCGCCGCCTCAAGGCCGCGCCCTACCCGGCGAGCTGA